A stretch of Vigna angularis cultivar LongXiaoDou No.4 chromosome 4, ASM1680809v1, whole genome shotgun sequence DNA encodes these proteins:
- the LOC108330105 gene encoding uncharacterized protein LOC108330105 isoform X3, producing MIGDLWLRLLWYFLQIIVSAWYSIVVVGNLLESYFISLGVLEKHKSLHPEKVQYLAIVIESEEACQISELVKLLKWLDSIGVKNVCLYDMNGVLKKSKETILQNLKNAKSIQEVSQIVTRHAHDHMTLEFLSYVDGKEAVAKAANLVFVENLKQRSLGEELDAQISLEPQLNEALQIVGSKGPEPDLLLVYGPVRSHLGFPAWRLRYTEIVHMGSLKFMTYGSLIKAIYNFTRVHQNYGK from the exons ATG ATTGGAGATCTCTGGCTTCGACTGCTATGGTACTTTCTGCAAATAATTGTCAGCGCATGGTATTCCATAGTAGTCGTGGGTAATTTGTTGGAGAGCTACTTCATCTCTCTTGGAGTACTGGAAAAACACAAGTCTCTTCATCCAGAAAAGGTTCAGTACCTTGCCATTGTCATAGAAAGTGAAGAAGCTTGTCAGATTTCTGAACTTGTTAAACTGTTGAAGTGGCTGGACTCTATTGGTGTGAAGAATGTGTGCCTCTATGACATGAATG GAGTATTGAAGAAGTCTAAGGAAACCATACTTCAAAATTTGAAGAATGCAAAATCCATTCAG GAAGTTAGTCAAATTGTTACACGCCATGCTCATGATCACATGACTCTGGAGTTTCTTTCTTATGTGGATGGGAAGGAGGCAGTGGCGAAAGCAGCTAACTTGGTTTTTGTGGAGAACTTGAAACAGCGTTCCTTGGGTGAAGAACTAGATGCTCAAATATCTTTAGAACCTCAATTGAATGAAGCATTGCAAATTGTCG GTAGCAAAGGCCCTGAGCCTGACCTTTTACTGGTTTATGGACCTGTGAGGAGCCATCTTGGTTTTCCTGCATGGAGACTTCGCTACACAGAGATCGT ACACATGGGATCATTGAAATTCATGACATATGGTTCCTTAATCAAAGCCATTTATAACTTCACGAGAGTGCACCAAAATTATG GTAAGTAG
- the LOC108330105 gene encoding uncharacterized protein LOC108330105 isoform X1: protein MDFRDGAHKFSWCIVTIGDLWLRLLWYFLQIIVSAWYSIVVVGNLLESYFISLGVLEKHKSLHPEKVQYLAIVIESEEACQISELVKLLKWLDSIGVKNVCLYDMNGVLKKSKETILQNLKNAKSIQEVSQIVTRHAHDHMTLEFLSYVDGKEAVAKAANLVFVENLKQRSLGEELDAQISLEPQLNEALQIVGSKGPEPDLLLVYGPVRSHLGFPAWRLRYTEIVHMGSLKFMTYGSLIKAIYNFTRVHQNYGK, encoded by the exons ATGGATTTTAGAGATGGAGCTCACAAGTTTTCTTGGTGTATTGTTACT ATTGGAGATCTCTGGCTTCGACTGCTATGGTACTTTCTGCAAATAATTGTCAGCGCATGGTATTCCATAGTAGTCGTGGGTAATTTGTTGGAGAGCTACTTCATCTCTCTTGGAGTACTGGAAAAACACAAGTCTCTTCATCCAGAAAAGGTTCAGTACCTTGCCATTGTCATAGAAAGTGAAGAAGCTTGTCAGATTTCTGAACTTGTTAAACTGTTGAAGTGGCTGGACTCTATTGGTGTGAAGAATGTGTGCCTCTATGACATGAATG GAGTATTGAAGAAGTCTAAGGAAACCATACTTCAAAATTTGAAGAATGCAAAATCCATTCAG GAAGTTAGTCAAATTGTTACACGCCATGCTCATGATCACATGACTCTGGAGTTTCTTTCTTATGTGGATGGGAAGGAGGCAGTGGCGAAAGCAGCTAACTTGGTTTTTGTGGAGAACTTGAAACAGCGTTCCTTGGGTGAAGAACTAGATGCTCAAATATCTTTAGAACCTCAATTGAATGAAGCATTGCAAATTGTCG GTAGCAAAGGCCCTGAGCCTGACCTTTTACTGGTTTATGGACCTGTGAGGAGCCATCTTGGTTTTCCTGCATGGAGACTTCGCTACACAGAGATCGT ACACATGGGATCATTGAAATTCATGACATATGGTTCCTTAATCAAAGCCATTTATAACTTCACGAGAGTGCACCAAAATTATG GTAAGTAG
- the LOC108330105 gene encoding uncharacterized protein LOC108330105 isoform X2: protein MELTSFLGVLLLLLQIGDLWLRLLWYFLQIIVSAWYSIVVVGNLLESYFISLGVLEKHKSLHPEKVQYLAIVIESEEACQISELVKLLKWLDSIGVKNVCLYDMNGVLKKSKETILQNLKNAKSIQEVSQIVTRHAHDHMTLEFLSYVDGKEAVAKAANLVFVENLKQRSLGEELDAQISLEPQLNEALQIVGSKGPEPDLLLVYGPVRSHLGFPAWRLRYTEIVHMGSLKFMTYGSLIKAIYNFTRVHQNYGK, encoded by the exons ATGGAGCTCACAAGTTTTCTTGGTGTATTGTTACT GCTTCTACAGATTGGAGATCTCTGGCTTCGACTGCTATGGTACTTTCTGCAAATAATTGTCAGCGCATGGTATTCCATAGTAGTCGTGGGTAATTTGTTGGAGAGCTACTTCATCTCTCTTGGAGTACTGGAAAAACACAAGTCTCTTCATCCAGAAAAGGTTCAGTACCTTGCCATTGTCATAGAAAGTGAAGAAGCTTGTCAGATTTCTGAACTTGTTAAACTGTTGAAGTGGCTGGACTCTATTGGTGTGAAGAATGTGTGCCTCTATGACATGAATG GAGTATTGAAGAAGTCTAAGGAAACCATACTTCAAAATTTGAAGAATGCAAAATCCATTCAG GAAGTTAGTCAAATTGTTACACGCCATGCTCATGATCACATGACTCTGGAGTTTCTTTCTTATGTGGATGGGAAGGAGGCAGTGGCGAAAGCAGCTAACTTGGTTTTTGTGGAGAACTTGAAACAGCGTTCCTTGGGTGAAGAACTAGATGCTCAAATATCTTTAGAACCTCAATTGAATGAAGCATTGCAAATTGTCG GTAGCAAAGGCCCTGAGCCTGACCTTTTACTGGTTTATGGACCTGTGAGGAGCCATCTTGGTTTTCCTGCATGGAGACTTCGCTACACAGAGATCGT ACACATGGGATCATTGAAATTCATGACATATGGTTCCTTAATCAAAGCCATTTATAACTTCACGAGAGTGCACCAAAATTATG GTAAGTAG
- the LOC128196271 gene encoding pentatricopeptide repeat-containing protein At1g05670, mitochondrial-like codes for MASQTADDDEDDDDEDDEDDDDGDDDKDLGFHYNAPPPLSLSRNSTKSNAALRSPSPVAKIVPDFLTYTSMINGLGEAGNVVEARQLFSEMFSWNKMLIFNVSLIQAGMVEKGLTPNVVTYTTLVDGLCKRGEVGNIEQAIKIMEEMDLTGFYPDTITYTLIDAYCKMGEMAKAHEMLWVMLGMLEDGERLIKWMFEKGIRPNATTFNFLLKQYCIRKHGHCKARNRKEAWFLHNEMVEERFSLTAASYNALIKGFCKRKFVQAKKLFEMKLKALL; via the exons ATGGCTTCTCAGACTGCCGACGACGACGAAGACGACGACGACGAAGACGACGAAGACGACGACGACGGCGACGACGACAAAGATCTAGGTTTTCACTACAATGCTCCCCCGCCTCTATCTCTCTCTAGGAACTCTACTAAGTCCAATGCCGCTCTCAGATCGCCATCTCCTGTCGCG AAAATAGTTCCTGATTTCCTGACTTATACTTCCATGATTAACGGGCTCGGTGAAGCTGGAAACGTTGTGGAAGCACGCCAACTGTTTAGTGAAATGTTTAGTTGGAACAAGATGCTTATATTTAATGTGTCACTTATACAAGCTGGAATGGTTGAGAAAGGTTTGACTCCTAATGTTGTCACTTATACAACATTGGTTGATGGCCTGTGTAAACGTGGTGAG GTAGGAAATATAGAGCAAGCCATAAAAATTATGGAAGAAATGGATCTGACGGGGTTTTATCCTGACACTATTACATATACACTCATAGACGCTTATTGTAAGATGGGTGAAATGGCCAAGGCTCATGAAATGTTGTGGGTTATGCTTG GGATGTTGGAAGATGGTGAAAGACTAATTAAATGGATGTTCGAAAAAGGTATAAGGCCGAATGCCACAACATTCAATTTTCTCTTGAAGCAGTACTGTATTAGAAAACAT gGGCACTGTAAAGCTAGAAATAGGAAAGAGGCATGGTTTTTGCATAATGAAATGGTTGAAGAGCGATTTAGTCTAACTGCTGCTTCCTATAATGCTCTTATAAAGGGTTTCTGTAAGAGGAAATTTGTGCAGGCTAAGAAGCTATTTGAGATGAAACTCAAGGCTTTGTTGTAG